One window of Mauremys mutica isolate MM-2020 ecotype Southern chromosome 20, ASM2049712v1, whole genome shotgun sequence genomic DNA carries:
- the LOC123353844 gene encoding adhesion G protein-coupled receptor E5-like, producing the protein MGMMDDAPVATNSVLLYVKWSQNIHECNKTQDICGPNATCINTIGSYWCECRAGYVPSNRNTTLCQELPCPLLLADDNSAGAKNILSSFLAQVGSLCQVTLEELKQMNSQNAKEKLQGFLEILEKQINLVGQQSESVEWRHRIATELMALVEKLLRTLALTVRDRISITSPNGTELGLAFRQAGNQSQETVTLQQSKTQMELKWAGAPGQKNEGFMLVGLLTYQGMSPILDGAGRVEAPEWDKIGRTGKWAQELGRPSYRVLSPVVSAFISDPNPQALGLSVSIRFSHPVPEKKTDLRLLCAYWEPGSRRWATDGCTLQKLNATITRCQCNHLTSFAVLMAFYELEDWTLDVITKVGLVISLLCLLLAIVTFLFCRALKGPRTTIHLHLCLALFIAYTVFLTGTSSTGNKVVCGVVAGLLHYFFLAAFCWMCLEGAELYLLVVQVFTPHGLRRRYMFLLGYGVPALIVGVSAATYSEGYGTARHCWLSLEKQFIWSFLAPVCIIILVNAVIFVVTVWKLSLKFADINPDMSQLKKLRVLTITAIAQLCVLGTTWIFGMFQFNQRSLVASYIFTILNSLQGLFIFLLHCLLKKQVRDEYRRWLSCGSFKGPAKYSRFSSSTTTRGL; encoded by the exons ATGGGAATGATGGACGATGCACCTGTCGCCACCAACTCAGTGCTGCTGTATGTGAAATGGTCACAAA ACATCCACGAGTGCAACAAGACCCAAGATATCTGTGGCCCCAATGCCACATGTATCAACACCATTGGGAGCTACTGGTGTGAGTGCCGGGCCGGCTACGTCCCCTCCAACAGGAACACAACCCTGTGCCAAG agctcccctgccccctgctgctggctgatgACAACTCTGCCGGAGCCAAG AACATCCTGAGCAGCTTCCTGGCACAGGTGGGAAGCCTCTGCCAGGTGACGCTGGAGGAGCTGAAGCAGATGAACTCTCAGAACGCCAAGGAAAAGCTGCAG GGCTTCTTGGAGATTCTGGAGAAGCAGATAAATCTGGTCGGGCAGCAGAGCGAGAGTGTGGAGTGGAGACACCGGATCGCGACGGAGCTGATGGCCCTAGTGGAGAAGCTGCTGAGAACGCTGGCCCTGACCGTGCGTGATAGGATCAGCATCACATCCCCCAATGGCACAG agctggggctggcgtTCAGGCAGGCTGGGAACCAGAGCCAGGAGACCGTGACGCTGCAGCAGAGCAAGACGCAGATGGAATTAAagtgggctggagccccagggcagaaaaaCGAAG GCTTCATGCTTGTTGGGCTGCTGACATACCAGGGGATGAGCCCCATCCTGGACGGTGCTGGGCGGGTGGAGGCGCCCGAGTGGGACAAGATCGGCCGGACGGGGAAGTGGGCGCAGGAGCTGGGGCGGCCCAGCTACCGTGTGCTGTCTCCAGTGGTGTCGGCCTTCATCAGTGACCCGAACCCCCAGGCACTCGGCCTCTCCGTCAGCATCCGCTTCAGCCACCCGGTGCCG GAGAAGAAGACCGACCTGCGCCTCCTCTGCGCCTACTGGGAGCCTGGCAGCAGGCGCTGGGCCACCGATGGCTGCACCCTGCAGAAGTTGAACGCCACCATCACCCGCTGCCAGTGCAACCACCTGACCAGCTTCGCGGTGCTCATGGCCTTCTACGAGCTGGAG GACTGGACCCTGGACGTCATCACCAAGGTGGGGCTGGTGATCTCGCTGCTgtgcctgctgctggccatcGTCACCTTCCTCTTCTGCCGCGCCCTCAAGGGCCCCCGCACCACCATCCACCTGCACCTCTGCCTGGCGCTCTTCATCGCCTACACCGTCTTCCTCACCGGCACCTCCAGCACCGGCAACAAG GTGGTGTGTGGCGTGGTGGCCGGGCTCCTGCACTATTTCTTCCTGGCCGCCTTCTGCTGGATGTGCCTGGAGGGCGCCGAGCTCTACCTGCTGGTGGTTCAGGTCTTCACCCCCCACGGCCTCAGGCGCCGCTACATGTTCCTGCTGGGCTACGGCGTGCCGGCCCTCATCGTGGGCGTCTCGGCCGCCACCTACAGCGAGGGCTACGGCACGGCGCGCCA ctgctGGCTCTCGCTGGAGAAGCAATTCATTTGGAGCTTCCTGGCACCCGTCTGCATCATCATCTTg GTCAACGCCGTGATCTTCGTGGTCACCGTCTGGAAGCTGTCGCTGAAATTCGCTGACATCAACCCCGACATGAGCCAGCTGAAGAAGCTCAG ggtgCTCACCATCACGGCCATCGCCCAGCTCTGCGTCCTGGGCACCACCTGGATCTTCGGCATGTTCCAGTTCAACCAGCGCAGCCTGGTCGCCTCCTACATCTTCACCATCCTCAACAGCCTGCAGGGGCTCTTCATCTTCCTGCTGCACTGTCTGCTCAAGAAACAG GTGAGGGACGAGTACCGCAGGTGGCTGAGCTGCGGCAGCTTCAAAGGACCAGCCAAGTACTCCAGGTTCTCCAGCTCGACCACCACGCGG GGGCTCTAG